From Bombyx mori chromosome 18, ASM3026992v2:
ACACACATCCATTACACACGCGCCAACAAACTTAATAGTAAGAAAACAAGTATTAAGTATAAagggttttaattatattagttTACTAGAGAGAGTACCCGTTCGCCTTgccgggcatttaaaattaacattattattatttccctCATAAAGACGCCTAATtattaacgcccctgcaactggtgtagggagtccaacacttgtataaatattagcctatccattaagtacatgtattttctacatggataccaagtttcaattcaatcggatgcacggttcagtagttatgaacggaatatccgtaaaaccactgtacatttatatattagtatagattacaattttagtagtatttattttaaaaaatatttttatttatttatttcttatgtgGGTGGGCTTACAGCCCCGAGCCaaggaatccatagacatctacaacgtaaatgctgccatgtACCTTGAAGATATGACGGGAACAATTTAACTTTAACCATTTTGAAATGTTGAGCTCTTCCAACTACGCCctaactggtaggtgagctcacggactcaacttgacaaaatttgctaacactgactctagcaagagcagtgctttgcagaatctaccaccggatcggaatcgcaaggCATTGAGaggatccggcaagaaactcagtgggttaaagTTCTTGTGTCCCCCAAGCTAACGTTGGATGCAGAAGTAGAGAAATCATCACCTCGCTTCCCGTAGAGCACGGCGAGGTTGTTGAGCGTGGCGGCCACGGCGGGGTGGTTCTCGCCGAGGGTCTTCTCCCGGATGGACAGAGCGTCGTTCAGCAGGTTGGCGGCTTCCTTGTATTTGTTTTGGTCTCTACAATACCAAATACAATATGAGTTTTAATGCTAgagaataaaatttcaattagttTGCAGTGTCAGCTTAGAATATTCCCCCGACCACCCCAACCTCTCCCCGTTGGTGTCGTAAAAGGAATCATTAATGTACTCCTGTGTATAACCGATATTCACAGACTACATACAGgccttttaaattatatattaagaaGATTAtacaagcatttttttttaattgcttagatgggtggactagctcacagcccacctggtgttaaatgattacagATACTCACTTACCTTACTACttaccttagaacatatatctcaaagtgggtgacggatttacgttgtaaatgtctatgggctccagtaaccacttaacatcaggtgggctgtgagctcgtttacccacctaagcaataaaaaaatctattacagACATAGATTTAGCGAAAAAGAATTTGTaagcaaaaattaaaatagtttcaTTTGACGACCTGTAAACAAGAGCCAGTATGTTCAGCATGGTGGCGACATCGGGATGGTCGTGGCCCGAAGTCTTCTCCAGGTCTTCGAGTGCTTGCTTGCAGAGGGGCACGGCGACCTCGTACCGGCCCTGCGACGCGTACTGTATGACCAGGTTGTGGAGCGTGCGCAGGCGGGCCGGGATCTCGTACCCGGCGTTCACTTGCTGGGCGAAGTGCATCGGCGGCGTCGGCGACATCGCTGTAACATTGTTTACATTGTCGtcttctcaaactttttcgtctgtgtgttgcatgtcgcgggacggtcggccgcggagtagggataaagtgaaaagcgctcgtcagagcagccaagaccaatatggcggcgcctagagctcgcagcagctgaccgtgtagtgtaaagactattactcatttgtacCAGTGCTGCAGTAATGTTACTACAATAGACATAATGAATGCTTATCCGCCACTTTGAGACACGTGAGGCACAAACACAGCATCACTGACAATCTGTGGACTCGTCCGAAGAGGCAGCATTTAAAGCAGTTCCTTACATTTATTATTCCTGTTGTCGTCGTGGTCATCGTCAGGGAACAGCTCGACCATCGGGTCCTCGCGTTTCTTCTCGCCCTGACCTGTACGGTTACTGTCCGACTCTTCGTTTATGTCGCTGTCGTATTTACTGCAACAATCCACAATGAGCTTTCATTCATCAATTCGATTTCAATATTTCTCAATAATAAAATCGTTAGTATTATCGACATTTACGTCGGAGACAAAATCATTTCCATACTACGGAGGGTAGATAAAGGAGACCTTTCTAATATGAGGATTAAACCGACAAAATgcttaaaacttaaaaaccGTTTACGAAATGTCCAAATTGGCGctagtgagtcgtctattatcaaaggtggcaatctgtgcatttggacaaaaaaatgttattgatatgtcaatacagattgatttgaatataatcgtctccttcaaagaatacggttcaaaacccgcattaaataaaggttaatacttaacctgttatttatctaagatgtcgttcagaagagttttgtgactgccaatggaatacaaagtcaataattcgtttttctgatttaccaataattgtccaaaagtcacattgccggctttgatactagtcgactcTAGTATCGCATGAGGATTAGATACGGTAAATTgtcaaatacaaaatttataaatgagtTTAAACGTCGTGGCACGTACATACGTTAATCGCTAACCTATattaataatagaataaaaacttTTGTGTGTGACAGACATTTGTCGATACAGAGTTGATTTTGTTATTATCTACCCTTCATGATGTCATAGGGTAACATTAATAATTGTACTCTCGAATCTTTTTCCATTAATTGGAAGTCATTTTGAAAGTGtttcttgaatatttatttatattaataggcAGAGGACAAAACGGTTTAATAGTTTTTGTTAACCgtattttctcttttttattCCATAGCTCGGTAGGTTATTCTATGGCAACATACAGCatgatgataattttaaataattgtaaatagacatgctttagatttagatattccaaaacaatttaatatacactaaaaacaataatcatcgaaatcggttggcgtgatattgagttattgagttattcatctattatgtcgcgcacgtacttaatgcaaatttaagacttatatggttttctcatgggtaccattatcagaactggactaaattgaaatgggaccacacggggagcgtcagctttctaataaaaaaaagaatcatcaaaatcgattcactcagtcaatatttcatcccatatcatttcatttaatttcatcccagttgatctcaaattaatcatcttaattttatttcatttcatttcactctatattatcatttttcatataattaagaatataaaaaaagtaagatatgacttaaaggtcttagttaccaggtcataaaatcctttaaaaaaattgtcacaAGTATTTGTAGATTTAATTCTTAATGTACGTTAGTTTTTTGTCTTACCGTATGGAAGCCATGAACTCCAAATGCTTATTCTCCTCCTCCAGCTGTGCTACGCGTTGTTCGGAAGCCTGCAGGTGCTGCTGAGCTGCAGCCAGCTCGTCCCTCAGCCAGGCGTTCTCTTGGCACAGCCTGCGGACCTGCGTGCGGAGTTTTTGCTTCTCTGCCTCGACGGACTGAAGGTGAGATGCCAGAGCCGTCATTACCTGTAGgaaaaggtataaaaatgtgGTTAAAAGCTtctttttttgtcaggaggaaaacGCCGGACTttcgcccttcactggggatggagggcggggcatgtcggagtcgaagcgactaaaacctcctgtcgctcaacaaccagcatgcgaacctcgcatgagacagagcttatggaaaggcaaaggggggaaagagaagcgtttagtgcggagcacatctctcccatcaccctccccctcgggacgccgggccggcggtcgtcggcgccacgaccaccagccctctcggtcggcaggctatccaaaGCCCATCTAAGGTTAAAAGCTTAGCATAATTCGTCTTCTcgtattaaaattgtataatctcaaaacttactaattttacaggagagtgtaacatgtgatattttttatattaatcatctttgctacatttatttttaattttttaccagttgcattatctgtcttttaaagtaagataaaattatgtattaattttgtcaatagtagtcaaaaaataggtaaactaaaaaaaaacgctcttttgacagtatttataggaaaaatactggtgataccaaatgattccgcatattaactcaatattttagaaaattgtacacttttaatgcgaaaagacgaattatgtataactagtggtcccccagtagtcgaaattcgactataattaattgaaattttaagtttgaacattatttggGTTCTATTGTCGAAGACTATTTTACTCTAAAACCCAGATTACGCCAAGACTTGTTATTGATGTGTATTTTTaatccataatttaaataaatatttacattctgcactccttctctatattctctataagtgaagaaaatttcatactcctcctccgtccgcgcaattacgtcgtaaaaagggatacaaagtttttgcttcacctactattaaatatagataaaataatatcaGAGGATCAGCCCTGTACTTCCTCCGAGATTATACCCTAAATGCCAATGAAATaccttttaattataataagataCTGAAGTGTatcagtaaaaacttttctcacTTGATATCCTTtctcaaaaatatttaagtactgcagtcaactttttatttttactgcttagatgggtggacggcctcacagctcacctggtgttaagtggttactggagcccatagacatctacaacgtaaatgtgccacccaccttgagatataagttcaaaggtctcaagtatagtttcaacggctgcccagcctaacaaaccgaaacgcattactgcttcacggcagaaataggcagggtagtacctacccgcgtggacttttaagaggtcctaccaccagtaattacgcaaattataattttgcgggttaacTCCATATTTTTTCTCTTTGGTTTAATTTCATGAAGGTTAACATCACTCATTTTATCTACTTAGAAGGACGCTTAGAGTGTTGTCAAAGTTATAAGATATATTAACTGCTGGCTGCAGAAGCATTCGATGGGAATTCGAACAAAACCGTCTTCGGTTCCTGCACAGCAACAGCAAATAACTTTAGTCGATGCTCAGACCTGTTTCTCTG
This genomic window contains:
- the LOC101742454 gene encoding kinesin light chain isoform X7 produces the protein MSKTLNAYRIKKIESLGRMTAMTQEEMVAGARTVAAGLEALRAEHTQLLAGLATNTEHENEKASLVKKSIEAIDLGLGEAQVMTALASHLQSVEAEKQKLRTQVRRLCQENAWLRDELAAAQQHLQASEQRVAQLEEENKHLEFMASIRKYDSDINEESDSNRTGQGEKKREDPMVELFPDDDHDDNRNNKSMSPTPPMHFAQQVNAGYEIPARLRTLHNLVIQYASQGRYEVAVPLCKQALEDLEKTSGHDHPDVATMLNILALVYRDQNKYKEAANLLNDALSIREKTLGENHPAVAATLNNLAVLYGKRGKYREAEPLCKRALCIREAVLGRDHPDVAKQLNNLALLCQNQNKYEEVEQYYQRALEIYESKLGPDDPNVAKTKNNLASCYLKQGKYKEAETLYKQVLTRAHEREFGTIDEYIASLKKPKK